A window of Coturnix japonica isolate 7356 chromosome 2, Coturnix japonica 2.1, whole genome shotgun sequence contains these coding sequences:
- the PDE7A gene encoding high affinity cAMP-specific 3',5'-cyclic phosphodiesterase 7A isoform X2 — MGIASVWCLTLILIKWITSKRRGAISYDSSDQTALYIRMLANSEIEVSVSARNVRRLLSFQRYLRSSRFFRGITVPNSSNILDDDYNGQAKCMLEKVGNWNFDIFLFDRLTNGNSLVSLTFHLFNLHGLIEHFQLDTMKLRRFLVMVQEDYHSQNPYHNAVHAADVTQAMHCYLKEPKLSESLTPWDVLLSLIAAATHDLDHPGVNQPFLIKTNHYLATLYKNTSVLENHHWRSAVGLLRESGLFAHMSLENRQLMESQIGDLILATDISQQNEYLSMFRSHLDRGDLCLEDANHRHFILQMALKCADICNPCRTWELSKQWSEKVTEEFFHQGDIEKKYHLGVSPLCDRQTETIANIQIGFMTYLVEPLFAEWARFSNTRLSQTMLGHLGLNKASWKGVQREQSGGGEDTDPAFEEMDSDILPQEPRLS, encoded by the exons CAAATTCTGAAATTGAGGTGTCTGTGTCTGCGAGAAATGTGAGAAGGTTGCTTAGTTTCCAGCGCTACCTGAGATCTTCCCGTTTTTTCCGTGGTATCACTGTTCCAAATTCTTCAAACATTTTAGATGATGATTATAATGGACAAGCAAAG tgtatGTTGGAGAAGGTTGGAAACTGGAATTTCGATATCTTTCTTTTTGATAGACTGACAAATG GAAACAGTCTAGTCAGCTTAACCTTTCATCTGTTTAATCTTCATGGACTAATTGAACACTTCCAGTTAGATACGATGAAACTCCGTAGATTTTTGG TTATGGTTCAAGAAGATTATCACAGTCAAAACCCTTATCATAATGCAGTTCATGCTGCTGATGTGACTCAGGCCATGCACTGTTACTTAAAAGAGCCTAAG CTGTCCGAATCTTTAACTCCGTGGGATGTTCTGCTCAGTTTAATTGCAGCTGCCACACACGATTTGGATCACCCAGGCGTTAACCAACCTTtcctaattaaaacaaaccattACTTAGCAACTTTGTATAAG AATACCTCAGTACTGGAGAACCATCACTGGCGATCCGCAGTGGGGTTGCTGAGAGAGTCTGGTTTATTTGCACATATGTCCTTAGAAAACAG GCAGCTGATGGAAAGCCAGATAGGTGATCTCATTCTTGCCACAGACATCAGTCAGCAAAATGAGTATCTGTCCATGTTCCGATCCCACCTGGACAGAGGAGACCTATGTTTAGAGGACGCAAACCACCGTCACTTCATTTTacag ATGGCTTTGAAGTGTGCTGATATTTGTAATCCCTGTCGGACTTGGGAGCTGAGTAAGCAGTGGAGTGAAAAAGTAACGGAGGAGTTCTTCCATCAAG gagatattgaaaaaaaatatcacttgGGTGTGAGTCCACTTTGTGACCGACAGACAGAGACCATTGCCAACATCCAGATTG GCTTCATGACCTACCTGGTGGAGCCACTGTTTGCAGAGTGGGCCCGGTTCTCCAACACGCGGCTGTCGCAGACGATGCTCGGCCACCTGGGACTGAACAAAGCGAGCTGGAAGGGGGTGCAGAGAGAACAGTCCGGCGGCGGGGAGGACACTGACCCTGCCTTCGAGGAGATGGACTCAGACATATTACCTCAGGAACCTCGATTGTCCTGA
- the PDE7A gene encoding high affinity cAMP-specific 3',5'-cyclic phosphodiesterase 7A isoform X1, whose protein sequence is MGIASVWCLTLILIKWITSKRRGAISYDSSDQTALYIRMLGDVRVRSRAGFETERRGSHPYIDFRIFHSNSEIEVSVSARNVRRLLSFQRYLRSSRFFRGITVPNSSNILDDDYNGQAKCMLEKVGNWNFDIFLFDRLTNGNSLVSLTFHLFNLHGLIEHFQLDTMKLRRFLVMVQEDYHSQNPYHNAVHAADVTQAMHCYLKEPKLSESLTPWDVLLSLIAAATHDLDHPGVNQPFLIKTNHYLATLYKNTSVLENHHWRSAVGLLRESGLFAHMSLENRQLMESQIGDLILATDISQQNEYLSMFRSHLDRGDLCLEDANHRHFILQMALKCADICNPCRTWELSKQWSEKVTEEFFHQGDIEKKYHLGVSPLCDRQTETIANIQIGFMTYLVEPLFAEWARFSNTRLSQTMLGHLGLNKASWKGVQREQSGGGEDTDPAFEEMDSDILPQEPRLS, encoded by the exons GAGATGTGCGAGTAAGAAGTCGGGCAGGATttgaaacagagagaagaggTTCTCATCCATACATTGATTTCCgtatttttcact CAAATTCTGAAATTGAGGTGTCTGTGTCTGCGAGAAATGTGAGAAGGTTGCTTAGTTTCCAGCGCTACCTGAGATCTTCCCGTTTTTTCCGTGGTATCACTGTTCCAAATTCTTCAAACATTTTAGATGATGATTATAATGGACAAGCAAAG tgtatGTTGGAGAAGGTTGGAAACTGGAATTTCGATATCTTTCTTTTTGATAGACTGACAAATG GAAACAGTCTAGTCAGCTTAACCTTTCATCTGTTTAATCTTCATGGACTAATTGAACACTTCCAGTTAGATACGATGAAACTCCGTAGATTTTTGG TTATGGTTCAAGAAGATTATCACAGTCAAAACCCTTATCATAATGCAGTTCATGCTGCTGATGTGACTCAGGCCATGCACTGTTACTTAAAAGAGCCTAAG CTGTCCGAATCTTTAACTCCGTGGGATGTTCTGCTCAGTTTAATTGCAGCTGCCACACACGATTTGGATCACCCAGGCGTTAACCAACCTTtcctaattaaaacaaaccattACTTAGCAACTTTGTATAAG AATACCTCAGTACTGGAGAACCATCACTGGCGATCCGCAGTGGGGTTGCTGAGAGAGTCTGGTTTATTTGCACATATGTCCTTAGAAAACAG GCAGCTGATGGAAAGCCAGATAGGTGATCTCATTCTTGCCACAGACATCAGTCAGCAAAATGAGTATCTGTCCATGTTCCGATCCCACCTGGACAGAGGAGACCTATGTTTAGAGGACGCAAACCACCGTCACTTCATTTTacag ATGGCTTTGAAGTGTGCTGATATTTGTAATCCCTGTCGGACTTGGGAGCTGAGTAAGCAGTGGAGTGAAAAAGTAACGGAGGAGTTCTTCCATCAAG gagatattgaaaaaaaatatcacttgGGTGTGAGTCCACTTTGTGACCGACAGACAGAGACCATTGCCAACATCCAGATTG GCTTCATGACCTACCTGGTGGAGCCACTGTTTGCAGAGTGGGCCCGGTTCTCCAACACGCGGCTGTCGCAGACGATGCTCGGCCACCTGGGACTGAACAAAGCGAGCTGGAAGGGGGTGCAGAGAGAACAGTCCGGCGGCGGGGAGGACACTGACCCTGCCTTCGAGGAGATGGACTCAGACATATTACCTCAGGAACCTCGATTGTCCTGA